In Spirosoma sp. KUDC1026, the sequence ACCGGGGCATTTTCATCAACGACGAAGCTCCGGCTCTTTCGGGCTGGACGAAAGCCAAATTCGGTGGGTTCAACCACCAGTTCTACGAACACGTATTCGAGCTGATTCTGCGTATGAAAGGCAACTACCTGTGGCCTGCCATGTGGGGAAACGCTTTCTACGACGACGATCCGCAGAACCCTAAACTGGCCGACGAATACGGTGTCGTGATCGGCACCTCGCACCACGAGCCGCTGATGCGGGCGCACGACGAATGGCGTCGGTACGGCAAGGGACCGTGGAATTACCAGACCAACGATTCGACGCTGCGGGCCTTCTGGCGCAAAAGCGTCGAGCGGATGGGTACTAACGAAAGTGTGCTGAGCGTCGGGATGCGGGGCGACGGCGACGAACCCATGAGCCGCGAAACCGCTACCGCCCTGCTCGAAAAAATCGTCGCCGACCAGCGCGCCATCATCAGCGACGTAACGGGCAAACCGGCATCCGAAACACCCCAGTCATGGGCACTTTACAAGGAAGTGCAGGACTACTACGACAAAGGCATGCGCGTTCCCGACGACGTGACGCTGCTGCTCTGCGACGACAACTGGGGCAATCTTCGCAAGCTTCCGGCTATTGGGACGCCGAAGCGCAAAGGCGGATACGGCATCTATTACCATTACGACTATGTTGGCGGGCCCCGCAACTACAAGTGGATCAACACCAACACCATTGCCCGGACGCGGGAACAGATGCATCTGGCCTACGAACACGGCGTCGATCAGCTCTGGATTGTGAACGTGGGCGACATTAAACCGATGGAATTTCCCATCGAGTTTTTTCTCGACTACGCCTGGAATCCCAATGCCTGGCCCGCCGACAAACTGACGGACTATACCCGCATCTGGGCTGAAAAGCAGTTCGGGCCGAAACATGCCGACCCCATCGCCCATATCCTGACGACCTATACGCAGTACAACGCCCGACGCAAACCCGAACTGCTTAGCCCGGATACGTACAGCCTGACCCACTACCGCGAAGCCGAGCGCGTTGTGGCTGACTATAATCAACTGCTGGCGGAAGCCGAACGCATCGGCAAAGACTTACCTAAATCGTATCAGGACGCTTATTTTCAACTGGTACTGCACCCCGTCAAAGCCAGCGCGACGCTGAACGAGCTATACGTAACGGCGGGGCGAAACCGACTATATGCCAAACAGGGCCGGGCTACGACGAACAGCCTTGCCGACCGGGTGAAAACGCTGTTTGAGCGGGATGCGCAGATTACGCGCTTCTACAACGACACGCTGGCCGGTGGGAAATGGACGCACATCATGGATCAGACCCACATCGGCTACACCTACTGGCAACAGCCCAACCAGAACAGCATGCCGAAAGTCGAAACGATCAGCGTACCGACGGCGGCCGATATGGGCGTTGCCATTGAAGGCAGCGACGACTGGTTTCCCGGTAGCGCGAGCGGTGGGCTGACGTTACCGACGTTTGATAAATACAACCAGCAGACGTACTACATTGACCTCTTCAACCGGGGGCAAACGCCCTTTGCGTTTCAGGCCAGCGCCGGTGCTCCGTGGCTTACGTTGTCGACGACCGGCGGAACCGTCGGGCAGGAGACGCGGCTGCTTGTCGGCGTCAACTGGAAACAGGTACCCGCCGGCACGCAGCAGGTACCGATTACGCTGACCGGCCCCAACGGGCAACGGGTTATTGTGCAGGCGGTTGTCAACAACCCAGCAGCTACCCAGCCCGATACGTCGGCTGGCTTCGTGGAAAGCAACGGCTATGTGTCCATCGACGCCGAACACCCGACGCATACGATTGAAACGGCCACAGCTACCTGGCAGCGACTACCCGACATTGGCCGCACGGCGGGGGGCATGACCATTGCACCGGTTACAGCGTCCGCCTTTGAGCAGCCTGGTGGACACTCACCCCGGCTGGCGTATCAGGTGGTTCTGGCCGACAGCGGTACGGTACAGGTACAAACCTACGTTTCGCCAACGCTGAATTTCAACGACAATAAAGGCCTGCGTTTCGCCATCTCCTTCGACGATGAAGCACCCCAACTGATCAACATGCACGCCAACGAAACCGGGCGGGTCTGGGAGCAGTCGGTTGCCAACAACATTCGCATCCTGACAACGAAGCATCGGTTGACGAAACCCGGTACGCACACGCTGAATTACTGGCTGGTCGATCCGGCGGTTGTCGTGCAGAAATTCGTCATCGACCGGGGTGGCGTCAAACCCAGCTACCTGGGTCCACCCGAAAGCTTCCGGCGCGATGCAGCAAGCACGAGTCATAAGTGAGCCAAGCGTTTTTGCCTGTCGTCGGGATGACAGAAAATAAGAAAGTAAAATCTAACAACAACCGCTACTATACCCATTCATGAACCGACTATTGCTGATTGGCCTGCTGCTCCTGACCCACGTCACGTTTGCCGACGATGGGTACCGGCTCTGGCTTAAATACGACCGACTTACTGACGCTACCGTCCGATCGGGGTACGCCCGTTCGGCTCAATTTATCGCGGTCACCGGCTCGTCGCCCGTCCTGACGGCCGCGACCAGTGAGTTGCAGTTGGGTCTACAGGGGTTGCTAGGAACAGCGGTGCCTGTCATTGCAAGCGCCGGAACCCGGCAGGGCGGCATTATACTGACCGTGGGCGTTTCCGGTGCCGATGCCAACGGGCTGAATGAGGAAGGCTATCGGATCGTAAAGCGGCAGGGAAATATTCTGGTGATGGGCAAAACCGACGTGGGTGTGCTGTACGGTACGTTTGCGCTGCTTCGTCAGTTGCAGACCAGTCAATCGCTCGACAACATCAATCTGGTAAGCAGTCCGAAAGTAAAGCTGCGGATGCTGAACCATTGGGACAATCCAAACGGTACCATTGAGCGGGGCTACGCGGGCGGTTCGCTCTGGAAATGGTCGGAATTGCCCGAAACCATCGACCCACGCTACAAAGACTACGCCCGCGCCAATGCGTCGCTGGGCATCAACGGCACCGTTGTCAACAACGTCAACGCCAGTGCGCGGATGCTGACGGGCGAGTACCTGCAAAAGGTAGCCGCCCTGGCCGGCGTTATGCGACCCTACGGCATCAAGGTGTACCTGTCGGTCTATTTCGCGGCTCCCAAAACGCTGGGCGGCCTCAAAACATCCGACCCCCTCGACCCGGAGGTGCGCAAGTGGTGGGCCGACAAAACGGCGGAGATTCACCGCTACATCCCGGATTTCGGCGGTTTTCTGGTGAAAGCCAACTCGGAAGGTGAACCCGGCCCGCAGGACTACGGCCGCACGCACGTCGACGGGGCTAACATGCTGGCGGCTGCTATGAAGCCGTTTCCGGGCGTGGTGATCTGGCGGGCGTTCGTCTACAAGGCCGACCCGAAAGCCGATCGGTTCAAAGCCGCCTACGAAGAGTTTACCCCGTTTGATGGGCAGTTCGACCCGAAAGTGATTGTGCAGGTCAAGAACGGACCGATCGATTTTCAACCCCGGGAGCCCTTTTCACCCCTGTTCGGGGCCATGCCCAAAACCCCACTGGGTATCGAATTTCAGCTAACACAGGAGTACCTCGGTTTTGCTACGCACCTTGTCTACGAAGCACCTTTGTTCAAAGAATGCTTGGAATCGGACACCTACGCGGCTGGCAAGGGATCGACGGTGGCAAAGGTTGTCGACGGGAGTCTGCACGGCTATTCACAGACGCTGATGGCGGGGGTAGCCAACACGGGTTCCGACCGCAACTGGACGGGCAACCCGCTGGCGCAGGCCAACTGGTACGCCTTTGGCCGGCTCGCCTGGGACCATACGCTGACTTCAGCGGCCATTGCCGACGAGTGGATAAACATGACGCTAACCCATCAGCCACAGGCCGTTTCGCACGTCAGGTCCATGCTGCTCCGCTCGCGGGATATTTACGTGGATTACAACGCCCCCCTCGGCCTGTCGCGCCCCTGGACGGGCGTTCACTTCGCCCCCGAACCCTGGCAGAACAAAAGCCCCCGCCCCGACTGGACAGCCGTCTACTACCACCGCGCCGACTCCATCGGGCTGGGCTTCGACCGGACGGCGACGGGTAGCAACGCGCTGGCGCAGTATCGACCGGAGGTGCGTCGACAGTGGGAAAACGCGAGCACCTGCCCCCTACCCTACCTATTATGGTTTCACCATGTTCCCTGGACCAAACAACTCGCGACGGGTCGCACGCTCTGGGATGAACTCTGTACCCGGTTTTACACCGGTGCCGATTCGGTGCGCTGGCTCCAGCAGGAATGGACACTGGCGAAACCTGCCATCGGCCCGGCGCTGTACACCGACGTAGCGGGTCGGCTGGCAACGCAGCAGCGGGAAGCCATCTGGTGGCGCGACGCCTGGGTGCTGTACCTCCAGGAATTTGCGAAAAAGTCCATTCCTGCCCCGTTCAAGCAACCCGAACAGACGCTGGACGATGTAAAGAAATCTGTTGACATTTACTTACTACGTTAGATGACTACCAACGAACACGCAGCCGACACGGCGCTGCTGACACCCACACCATCCGTTTTTTCGCTGGAAGGCAAACGCGCGCTCATCACCGGTGGGGGCAGCGGCATCGGCTTCGACATCGCCCGGTGCATGACCCTGGCCGGGGCCGACGTCATCGTGACGGGCCGCCGGGAACAACCCCTGATCGACGCGGTCGAGACACTGGGTCCCAAAGCGAATTATATGGTCAACGACGTGACGGTACGCGCCGAACTGGACCAGCTGGTCGACACCATCGAACGTCAGTACGGTCCCATCGACATTCTGGTCAACAACGCGGGCATCAACATGAAAAAGCCCGCGCTGGAGGTCACCGATGAGGAATTCGACCGGGTCGTACACACGAACCTGAACGCCGTTTTTTCGCTGACACGCGCCTGCGCTACC encodes:
- a CDS encoding glycosyl hydrolase 115 family protein yields the protein MKQLLLVFLLSTLSFQSFAVAPNHYVSTQPGKGRFPLTIKGQVAFMVTGHDEYAGVRRAMKSLETDIIRVTGAKPALSPDQKSPKELILIGTLGKNPLIDKLVSDKKIDLSSLSGKWETYVTQVVDKPMPGVDRALVIVGSDKRGTIYGLYDLSAQIGVSPWHWWADVPVQPQKALYVLPGKHTAGTPAVKYRGIFINDEAPALSGWTKAKFGGFNHQFYEHVFELILRMKGNYLWPAMWGNAFYDDDPQNPKLADEYGVVIGTSHHEPLMRAHDEWRRYGKGPWNYQTNDSTLRAFWRKSVERMGTNESVLSVGMRGDGDEPMSRETATALLEKIVADQRAIISDVTGKPASETPQSWALYKEVQDYYDKGMRVPDDVTLLLCDDNWGNLRKLPAIGTPKRKGGYGIYYHYDYVGGPRNYKWINTNTIARTREQMHLAYEHGVDQLWIVNVGDIKPMEFPIEFFLDYAWNPNAWPADKLTDYTRIWAEKQFGPKHADPIAHILTTYTQYNARRKPELLSPDTYSLTHYREAERVVADYNQLLAEAERIGKDLPKSYQDAYFQLVLHPVKASATLNELYVTAGRNRLYAKQGRATTNSLADRVKTLFERDAQITRFYNDTLAGGKWTHIMDQTHIGYTYWQQPNQNSMPKVETISVPTAADMGVAIEGSDDWFPGSASGGLTLPTFDKYNQQTYYIDLFNRGQTPFAFQASAGAPWLTLSTTGGTVGQETRLLVGVNWKQVPAGTQQVPITLTGPNGQRVIVQAVVNNPAATQPDTSAGFVESNGYVSIDAEHPTHTIETATATWQRLPDIGRTAGGMTIAPVTASAFEQPGGHSPRLAYQVVLADSGTVQVQTYVSPTLNFNDNKGLRFAISFDDEAPQLINMHANETGRVWEQSVANNIRILTTKHRLTKPGTHTLNYWLVDPAVVVQKFVIDRGGVKPSYLGPPESFRRDAASTSHK
- a CDS encoding alpha-glucuronidase family glycosyl hydrolase, translating into MNRLLLIGLLLLTHVTFADDGYRLWLKYDRLTDATVRSGYARSAQFIAVTGSSPVLTAATSELQLGLQGLLGTAVPVIASAGTRQGGIILTVGVSGADANGLNEEGYRIVKRQGNILVMGKTDVGVLYGTFALLRQLQTSQSLDNINLVSSPKVKLRMLNHWDNPNGTIERGYAGGSLWKWSELPETIDPRYKDYARANASLGINGTVVNNVNASARMLTGEYLQKVAALAGVMRPYGIKVYLSVYFAAPKTLGGLKTSDPLDPEVRKWWADKTAEIHRYIPDFGGFLVKANSEGEPGPQDYGRTHVDGANMLAAAMKPFPGVVIWRAFVYKADPKADRFKAAYEEFTPFDGQFDPKVIVQVKNGPIDFQPREPFSPLFGAMPKTPLGIEFQLTQEYLGFATHLVYEAPLFKECLESDTYAAGKGSTVAKVVDGSLHGYSQTLMAGVANTGSDRNWTGNPLAQANWYAFGRLAWDHTLTSAAIADEWINMTLTHQPQAVSHVRSMLLRSRDIYVDYNAPLGLSRPWTGVHFAPEPWQNKSPRPDWTAVYYHRADSIGLGFDRTATGSNALAQYRPEVRRQWENASTCPLPYLLWFHHVPWTKQLATGRTLWDELCTRFYTGADSVRWLQQEWTLAKPAIGPALYTDVAGRLATQQREAIWWRDAWVLYLQEFAKKSIPAPFKQPEQTLDDVKKSVDIYLLR
- a CDS encoding SDR family NAD(P)-dependent oxidoreductase; this translates as MTTNEHAADTALLTPTPSVFSLEGKRALITGGGSGIGFDIARCMTLAGADVIVTGRREQPLIDAVETLGPKANYMVNDVTVRAELDQLVDTIERQYGPIDILVNNAGINMKKPALEVTDEEFDRVVHTNLNAVFSLTRACATRMVERNSGVVIMISSMAAYYGIDRVAAYGASKSAVEGMVKILASEWSGKGVRVNAIAPGFIETAMSKTAMGGDPDRFARAMRRTPMGTFGQPQDIGWAAVFLASEAARYITGASLPVDGGNSIGF